The nucleotide sequence AAAAACGACATCAGCGAAGACCAGATCGAGCTGCTGCGCGAAGCGTTTATCGACGGGTGCTTCGATTACCAGAAAGACTGGCACCGAGCGGGCAATCAGCGCACGCGCGTCATCCTCAAAAGCCGGCAGATCGGCGCCACTTACTATTTTGCCCGCGAGGCGTTCATTGATGCGCTGGAAACTGGGCGTAATCAGATTTTCTTGTCGGCATCGAAGAATCAGGCCTACCTTTTTCGCGGGTACATCCAGGCATTTGCCCGCGAGGTTATCGGCGTCGAGCTGACGGGTGATCCCATTGTCTTGCCGAACGGAGCAGAGCTTTTTTTCCTCGGTACCAACGCGCGCACCGCCCAGGGTTACCACGGCAATTTCTACTTCGACGAATTCTTCTGGACGTTTAAGTTTGAGGAGCTGAACAAGGTTGCGTCTGGCATGGCGATGCACAAGAAGTGGCGCAAAACTTACTTCTCGACGCCGTCGACCATGGCCCACGAGGCATACACCTTCTGGACGGGTGAGCGCTTCAACAAGGGCAAGCCGGCGGCGCAACACACCAAGGTCGATGTTTCCCATGGCGCGCTCCAGCAAGGGCGGTTCTGTGAGGATCGATTGTGGCGGCAGATCGTCACCATCCTCGACGCAGAGCAGGGCGGTTGCGACCTGTTCGACATCGAAGAGCTGCGTCGCGAGTACAGCCCCGAGGCGTTCGCCAACCTGCTGATGTGCGAGTTCGTCGACGACGGCGCGAGCATCTTCCCGCTGACGGTGCTGCAGCCGTGCATGGTCGACAGCTGGGTCGAGTGGGCCGAGGACTACAAACCATTTGCCATGCGCCCCTTCGGTGACCGTCAGGTGTGGGTGGGCTATGACCCCGCGGAAACCGGCGACTGCTCGGGCCTGGTGGTAGTCGCGCCGCCGCTCGTACCGGGGGGCAAGTTCCGGGTGTTGGAACGTCACCAGTTCCGCGGGATGGACTTTGCCGATCAGGCCAGCGTGATCAAGGCCGTCTGCGACCGCTACTGGGTAACCTACATCGGGATCGACGTCACCGGTCTGGGCAGTGGCGTGGCGCAGCTTGTGCGCCAATTCTTCCCCAACGTCACCACCTTTAGCTACTCGCCCGAGGTCAAGACCCGCCTGGTGCTGAAGGCTTATGACGTGATCCACCGGGGCCGGTTGGAGTTCGACGCCGGCTGGACCGACATGGCGCAATCGCTGATGGCGATCCGCAAGACCATCACCGCAGGCGGTCGCCAATTCACCTACACCGCCGGCCGTAACGACAACACCGGCCACGCCGACCTGGCATGGGCGCTCTTTCACGCATTGCACAACGAACCGCTGGAGGGGCAGACCTCTGCCAACACCGGGCGGATGGAGATTTTTTGATGTCGAACCGCCGCAGAAATAACAAGCAACTGGCCCAGGCTCCCGCCTTGGTAACGCAGGAGTTTATCCCTCGCAGTGACAGCAAGATGGAGGCGTTCAGCTTCGGCGAACCATCACCCGTACTGAGCGGCCGGGAGGTGTTCGATTATCTGGAGTGCTGGTTTAACGGGCGGTGGTACGAGCCGCCATTATCCCTGGATGGCCTGGCACGGTCGGTGGGTTCCAGCGTGCATCTGCATTCGGGCTTGATGTTCAAGCGTAACTTGCTGAGCAAGACCTTTATCCCGCACCGGCTGCTGTCGCGCGCGGCGTTCGAACAGTTCGCGCTGGATTTCCTTTGCCTAGGCAACGGTTATCTGGAAGGGCGGCGTTCGATGCTTGGCCCGGTGCGCGAGCTGGTACCGCCATTGGCGAAATACATGCGCCAGGGCAAGGACGGCCGGCAGTTCATGGTCCAGGGCTGGAAGGAAGAGCACGAATTTGAACCAGGCACCGTTTTTCATCTTCGGGAGGCGGATCTGCACCAGGAGGTGTATGGCCTCCCCGAGTGGATCAGTGCCTTGCAGTCGGCGCTGCTGAATGAGTCGGCCACGCTTTTCCGTCGCAAGTACTACGAGAACGGCAGTCATGCCGGTTTCATCCTCTACATGACCGACGCCGCGCAGAACGAAGCGGACGTCGATTCCCTGCGCAAGGCGCTGAAGGACTCCAAGGGGCCAGGCAATTTTCGGAACCTGTTCGTGTACTCGCCGAATGGAAAAAAAGACGGGCTGCAGGTCATCCCCGTCAGCGAAGTGACGGCCAAAGATGAATTCAATTCGATCAAAAACCAGACCCGCGACGATGTGCTGGCCAGCTTGCGCATTCCGCCGCAGCTGATGGGCATCGTGCCGCAGAACGCGGGTGGGTTTGGATCAATCAGGGAAGCGGCGCAAATCTATGCAGCCAATGAACTGGAGCCTATTCAGGCGCGCATGGCGCAAGTGAATGAATGGCTTGGGGAGGAGGTCGTGCGCTTCAAACCTTACGAAATTCCTGTGGGGACCTAACACCTTGGTTCAGTAAACAGGTGGCGCACTGGAGGGGCACATCCTACTCGATGCTGAGTCGCTCCCCGGGACTGAAGAGCGACCTAGACAGGGAAAGCGGGAGGTCCAACCACAAGAAAAATTAATGCAGAAAGGTTATTGGATAGATGCGTTTGGTGCTTTAGTTTATTGAGGGTTTTGTAAGCTGTGACTTAAAATGAGTTTATTGTTGTGGGTAATATAAAAAAGCGTCAGGGCTCTTGCAAAAAAACCACTCGATACGTTGTACTAAAGTATCCCGGCGCTCATTATACTGATCTTTGAGTTCGTGAATGATGATGAGTAAGCATAGATTTAGTAAGGTGCCAGCAATGGTTGGGTAGTGCAAGTTTCCATGAAGAGTGTCATTTCGCCAGAAAAAAATCATTTCAAAAGGACTTTTTTCTTTGTCGAGTAGTTCGATGTGTGCTTTGTAAGTGTCTAGGTCTTTTTTTAATTCAGGTGAGGCAATGTGTGTGTAATGTAGTGTTAACATGGCGTAGAGATTGCTGCATGTGTTTTTATTAGTATATAGATTTTTTCCATCCGGCTTATGAAAGGGTTTTATAACTGATCCGTCTGGTGCCATGTACTCACACGCCGCTCGCTTTAGGATGGCTTCAAGTAGTGGGAATACAATGTAAGAGAGAATTAGGGATAGATCGATTTCACGTGGGTCATAAGCTTTTGAGTGAGCGATAGATACTAGGATTGCATTTTTGAATAATGGTTTTAAGTTGGGTTTTTCTCCTTCAAAAAAAGTAGATCTTACTCCGAATAAAAACTCTCCACACCACGACCATAGTGCGGTGTGGTCGGAAGATATTATTGAAAGTCCAGGGTCTGATAGTGTACTTGTAAGTCCGAGTATAGAAGCGATTAACTCATCGAAGTCGAGATTGTGGAATTCCAGTCCGTGCTCAAGAAGTCGAAAGCTCTCGGATTTTTGTCCCATTTCTGCACGACCAGGTTGGACATAAGCCGCTTTTCGGTAATTTTCGCAAAGACTCGTTATTTGATCTGCTGAGAGTTTAGCCATATTAGTGCTCCGTCCTGATCGTGTTATTAATTAATTCTGTCAAGCTTGTGTTGGGGGTGATAAAATTTCGAGACCTCGTTTTTCTTCTGCTTAAGCAAGTTTTGATGATCCACAAGGTATCATTGATACCCTTAGCATAGCGGATGATTTTATTATGCGGATCAGGCGCACCTTGTTAGGGGGAGGGCTATCAGCCGATACGCCTGCTTCTGAAGAGGGAAGCACAGAGCCTCCTGTGCCCTATCTAGCGAAGGTGTTGAGATAGCCTCAACACCTGATCGGTCAGAAGAATTGCTCAGCTTAGTGTACTGACCTTCCCAGGCCGACATTGATAACGATTGGCCGAATTGCCACATAGAGCTCATTGTCTTTGCTGATCAGATAAACGGGCCTCGTAAAACGGCACAGGCATCAGATGACTCTGCATAC is from Pseudomonas mucidolens and encodes:
- a CDS encoding terminase ATPase subunit family protein; this encodes MTTTELLPIDPRRQSKFLYWMGWRICEIAEATGEKEKTLHSWKVRDEWDRADNVERIGGALEARLVQLILKEGKSGGDFKEIDLLHRQLERQARIQRFQGGGTETELNPNLAKRNEGPKKKTPKNDISEDQIELLREAFIDGCFDYQKDWHRAGNQRTRVILKSRQIGATYYFAREAFIDALETGRNQIFLSASKNQAYLFRGYIQAFAREVIGVELTGDPIVLPNGAELFFLGTNARTAQGYHGNFYFDEFFWTFKFEELNKVASGMAMHKKWRKTYFSTPSTMAHEAYTFWTGERFNKGKPAAQHTKVDVSHGALQQGRFCEDRLWRQIVTILDAEQGGCDLFDIEELRREYSPEAFANLLMCEFVDDGASIFPLTVLQPCMVDSWVEWAEDYKPFAMRPFGDRQVWVGYDPAETGDCSGLVVVAPPLVPGGKFRVLERHQFRGMDFADQASVIKAVCDRYWVTYIGIDVTGLGSGVAQLVRQFFPNVTTFSYSPEVKTRLVLKAYDVIHRGRLEFDAGWTDMAQSLMAIRKTITAGGRQFTYTAGRNDNTGHADLAWALFHALHNEPLEGQTSANTGRMEIF
- a CDS encoding phage portal protein, which translates into the protein MSNRRRNNKQLAQAPALVTQEFIPRSDSKMEAFSFGEPSPVLSGREVFDYLECWFNGRWYEPPLSLDGLARSVGSSVHLHSGLMFKRNLLSKTFIPHRLLSRAAFEQFALDFLCLGNGYLEGRRSMLGPVRELVPPLAKYMRQGKDGRQFMVQGWKEEHEFEPGTVFHLREADLHQEVYGLPEWISALQSALLNESATLFRRKYYENGSHAGFILYMTDAAQNEADVDSLRKALKDSKGPGNFRNLFVYSPNGKKDGLQVIPVSEVTAKDEFNSIKNQTRDDVLASLRIPPQLMGIVPQNAGGFGSIREAAQIYAANELEPIQARMAQVNEWLGEEVVRFKPYEIPVGT